The Mycobacterium paragordonae genome includes a region encoding these proteins:
- a CDS encoding SHOCT domain-containing protein, translated as MQATVTPEAENAITDIAQRHGLSRDAVLAMLFAIHAGGGTMAQFSIPELGGSGQWMRGGMTMVGNMFDNALKARVDALCGELAQLLASTTVFRSTATPATATQSQGGFTAANWWPADLGVPTSSGGQNSVRYAIFPATRRLAIHVNGVTKVFDTDEHQITGVQQQQGGGYGSVNFTSQLGTFDVSSLTELGAQQVAETPTSAPAPQHQAGDPGAVVAAIESLAGLHERGIISDEEFATKKAELLSRL; from the coding sequence ATGCAGGCAACGGTCACCCCCGAGGCCGAGAACGCCATCACCGACATCGCGCAGCGCCACGGGCTGTCCCGCGATGCTGTTCTGGCCATGCTGTTCGCCATCCACGCCGGCGGCGGCACCATGGCCCAGTTCTCCATTCCCGAACTCGGCGGCTCCGGCCAATGGATGCGGGGCGGCATGACGATGGTCGGCAACATGTTCGACAACGCGTTGAAGGCCCGCGTCGACGCGCTGTGCGGCGAGCTGGCACAGCTGCTCGCCTCCACCACGGTGTTTCGCTCCACTGCCACGCCGGCCACCGCCACCCAGTCCCAGGGCGGCTTCACCGCGGCCAACTGGTGGCCGGCGGACCTGGGCGTGCCCACCTCGTCCGGTGGGCAGAACAGCGTGCGCTACGCGATCTTCCCGGCCACCCGGCGGTTGGCGATCCACGTCAACGGCGTCACGAAGGTGTTCGACACCGACGAACACCAGATCACCGGTGTGCAACAGCAGCAGGGTGGCGGATACGGGTCGGTGAATTTCACCAGCCAGCTGGGCACCTTCGACGTGTCCAGCCTGACCGAGCTCGGGGCCCAACAGGTGGCCGAGACGCCGACGTCCGCACCGGCCCCGCAGCACCAGGCCGGCGACCCGGGGGCCGTCGTCGCAGCCATCGAGTCTCTGGCCGGGCTGCACGAGCGCGGCATCATCTCCGATGAGGAGTTCGCCACGAAGAAGGCCGAACTGCTCAGCCGGCTCTGA